TCACAGCCAaaccctctccctgtctgtggtgctgtCTCAAATTTTTCTACAcaggaaaaatgttcaaataaaacTTAAATGCATTATCCTCCTACTGTAATTGAGGCATAATACGAAAACTGTAGACTACAGTACGTGTTTTGGCTGTGTCCaaacagtatttctttttttttttttctcaacctCTGTCAAAGGAAACTAAAACAGTCTGTAGGTGAACATaactctttttttaatacaataaattTGAAACGTACAGGGTGTATTGATTTGTTCCAACAGATCTGCTGGATCTTTGTTTCAGTCTTCCTTAACGTTCTCCAACTGGATGTCAGTAAATAAAAATGCTGCATGTTAATATATTTgcaaatttaaaacatttttctttttgccttcaTTTCAGGACAGTCAGAAAAGAATTTGGGGGgcctgtctgtatgtgtcagcTACAGACCTGGATGTCTCCTGTTTCACCTTGACTCAGGTCCAGAAAGCAGTCAGCCTGAAGTAAGTACTCGCCACGCTTGATGCATGTTGTTGGCTCTCATGGTGCAACTTGGCTTTCCACATTAATGCATGTAATAGACATTCTTTAAAAGGATCACTCATGGCTGCTCTCAGCACCACGGTCCAAATACAAACTGTGAGGTGACACTGTGATTTAAAGCTTTATGAGAGATACAGTTGATTTCAGTTTTCTACTGCATGAAGTAAAAATCcatcaaatgtcttttttttaattcatactttcTGTCCCAGTGTAAAGCAGTTTGTGGCTCTGGTGAGGAAGCTGGATGTGAACTTGGATACTATAAGCACCAAGGTGGATTCAGCACTGACCCGATGGGAGAAGAAATACGATGTGACGCTGGCTCTCTACCAGAGGTTTGAGAAGTGAGTGGACGCGTCAACACGGCACAGGTGCTCGATTCACGTAGAACTGTTTGGGGCTGAATTGTTGCTGAtgattatgtttgttttgtttcagaacATGCAAGAAAATCTTTGCTTTGGTTTCTGATGACAAGTAAGTTGGAGACTTATCTAATACTGCACTtatcagacttttttttaagtatCTTTATGGTCTTTTGtttgaaaagtgtgtgtttctccttaaAGATGTGATGAGGCCGTATTTTTAATGGTTCACTGTCTCTTTTCTAAGGGAGAGGGAAACCATGCGGAGCTGCTGGACAATGTTTCTTTTGGCCAAAGGTAGGTTAAGCCTTTTAACGAATTAACAACAACAAGTAGGATCAAGCTGTTAACACATTTGATAGAATAGTTTTCATGTTGCTCCATCCTCTTCTTTCCGTCCTTCCTTCCGCCTTTGTGTTCAGCTGCAGAGCTCAAATGAATTGGAAAATGTTTCTCCTCATGGTTACAGTTCTGTAGTTTCCAGTCCGCGGTAGTAGTATTGTGATGATGCTTCTCATGTGTTGCTTATCTGCTGTCTAAAGGAAGGGCCCTGCAGATGGAGGATGACCTGGTCATATCATTCCAGTTACTGCTTTGTACTCTGGAGTTATGCATCAAGCGCTGCCCTCCTGAACTCCTGCAGCCTCTTTACAGTAAGCTTCAGTATTACTTTAACATCTGTCTTTATTTGATACACTTTTAGGATTTGTCATTGTCAGTCTTCAAAAATGAATTGTGTAACATAAAAGAAGACTGGAAAAACAATTTTGTGTATTGTATTGTCAGTTGTTTTTTATATCTGTGGAAAATGGAATCTCAagcaatcaatctttatttatatagcgccaattcataacagtgttatctcaagactctttccataaagagcagatctagaccaaactctctgattaagagagagacccaacgattcaggaattcaaaattaacgattcaagaatccccacatgagcaagctcCACCTCTGATGCCATGAAATTATTAGATTATGGCTCTAGAGATTTTCTAATCccttcagtgtttgttttttttttctttttttctcagaatcGGCTATCAGCAAAGTTCAGAGCCCCCCCACACGAACATCTCGGCGCAACCAGAGCAAAGCTAAAGCCCGACCTCCAGAGCCAGAGATGGATTTGCAGCTTCTCAAAACCTTGTGCAAAGAGAATGACTGCAATGCTGAAGAGGTTTGATCCCCTGTCTCTGTTTATATAGTCACCATACAAACACATGTCCGTACCCTCTACTTTGAGTGTATTTGGCCTCATTTGCCCTCTAATTGTATTTGCAGGTGAAGAACGTGTACCAGACCAGTTTCTCGGCTTTCCTGGACTCACTGGATCTGTCAAGATCTTCAGATTTTCCTCAGGTAGGGAGGCATTCGCCACAACACCTGCTCTACTGTTTGGCTTCACTGTCTGCTCTTCACTTACTGTTTCCATTAGTTATCGCTTCCTGCTTGCTGTTGTTCAAATGTTCAACCATTGTTGAACGTTTGAGTGTCCGACAGCTGTTGGTTGTTCTCTTTGCTGCTcatacatgtttgttttcacatataTGGTGTcaggaaaatgtgtgttcaaGCAGGGGATCCTTTTTAATGTGTCAGGGTAGTATATTGCAGAAGCAGGTATGAAAACAACAGAGCCAGGATGCTTCTGTTTGCTGACTCCGACACGCTCCTCTGAAGATGGATACGGgacatgtttgttttactgttacATTACCCCAGTAACGGGCAGCTGGTGCGCATTATTTAAGGGTCTTGTGCAAATAATATGTAAGCCTGACCTTATTGATCTGACCTATGATGGGCCTGGATAAATTGGAAAACAACCCATTCAATTATGAGAGAGAGTTTTTGCCCAGATTATTTCATAGCATAGCTGTCTGACACTGAGTCCGTTGTCCTTATTTAGTCATAGACAAGTTGGAGCCTTCCTTTATGATTTTTGAGATCGAGATAACTGCTCGCAGTTGTTCTTGCACAGTCTTTAGACAAAGCTTGTACATGTGCATCGAGACCTCCTGACTCAAAGCATTTTGAAGTGTAAGTTGACTAATGTGCACAATGATTACAAGAGTATAGAGGCTAGATTTAAGTCTATGTGGCAAACACTGATGTTGATTTACACGTGTGTAAGGACACAGTTGTACAAGTCTTCAGGGTGTTAAGAAATTCCTGCAGATGTTAGTTTTTATTGTCTGATTCTTCAGCATTCTCTGATTGCAGATCTAGTTTTCTGATTAAGCTAATGAAATTGAATGCGTTGTTAGAGCTCAATGTAGCCAGCAGTGTAAGTAGAAGTTAACCTTCCAGCAATACCGAAATTGTTCTACTACAGTAGGTTAAGGATTTGATCATGTGTGATTTTTCTCATGTACAGTGTAACTAAGATTTAACATGGTGAAAGGAACTAcacagtgattttgtttttgatattttagcACATTTAGAAATAGAATACATTTAGCAACATTTAGCACTTTTGCGGTTCGGTAAAATGTAGGATTTAATGGAAaacttttctatttctgtttgaaATTCACTGcatttgttgtgtctttttaaCTACCTTGCATGTAGTTCGTGCCGTTAGTGGCTCACTGTGATGGTGTCTTATTTTTGTGTCGTTTGATTACTAGTAACCACAACCCTTCATTTTTCACCACAGGTGAATGACCTCAGCCAACAATATGAAGAGCACTACCTCAAAAGTAGAGACTTTGATGGACGGCTGTTTTTTGACGGCGATGAGACTGTTCTTGCACCTAGAGTTGAGATgtaatttcttcttttcttctctattgagtgttttcattttgttctggtTCACCTGTTCGAAGAAAAGTGTTTAACTATCTCCTCCTATGTTCAGATCACAGGTGGAAAGAACGCCAAAGAAGAACCAGGCAGATGAAGATACCGTACTCATCCCTCCTCAGACTCCAATCAGGTGCAGCTAGCACTCACtcacatgtgttttttttgacaCTGAGTAGTCATGTTCACTTTCAgcagcacctttttttttccaaaacatttGTACAGTTTCAAACCTTCTTGCCTAAGAGTTTATGTTCACTGCTGTCAGCTGGTGCATTCTGGAGTTACTGAAGTGACTTTGGGGACTAAAAAAGCAACATTGTGTTTACGACGAAAAATGACATCTTCTGCTTTTTTGCATCATGCTTCAAAATGAAACGAAAAAACAGAAGTTGTGTTAATTACAATCTAACTCAGTTCAAGAGTAAGTTTACAAATCTGGCAGGCATATCTGTAAATTCTTTTGAAGACAATGGCCTCTTTAAGatattattttatcaataaaGATATAAGAAATGGCTAAATGGCATGGGCAATATTCATTAACTGTGTATCCACAAATGGAAAACCAAACACTGGAGGCTGTACTGGGATTTCTTGTACTGTATGTAGATTTATGGGGTCATTTCAGCGTGTGAATTGTTCTGAGcgtgtgtctgtattttgtttttgtctcatcaGAGCTGCCATGACCTCCATCCAGCAGTTGAGGGGAGATCTCACCTCTAGTGGGGACCAGCCATCTACTAACCTGGCTACATATTTCAAAGTGGGTCTCTAGAAGAGTTGCCTCTAATTATAATGTCCCATTAAACTGCATCTTACTGATTTGACGTGTTTGCCGTCTCTTCCTGTCCTGTGATCAGAATTGCACCGTGGATCCGACGCAGGGCGTGCTGAAGCGGTTGGAGACGTTCGGACAGGTGTTCAGCCAAAGGTTTGGTCAGGCAGTCGGCCCACGCTGTGTTGTACTTGGCAGGCAGGTATGAAATGACACTCAGGAAGACAATAAGCAACAATGGCAATACTTGCTCTgctcacattattattattattgctcaCATCACACAAGTCTGACTTGTATATTTCTTCCATCATTCAGAGATTTACCCTCGGTGTCAGACTGTATTACAAAGTCATGGAGGCAATGCTGAAATCGGTAtgtgactttctttttttggggtgGGGGTTGTTTATTTAAAGCATCAGGTTGATTTCAAATGTAGAAATTCCCAGGTATACtatcaaaaatacagaaacCAGAAACCGTTATGATTACTCTACTGCCTATTATAGATGTTATCAAACATTTCACTTTACATGCCCTCATGAGTTTTGTTTACATACCAGATTGAAGAGCAGATTAAATCTGCAAAGGAAGCAGCTCACATGAATTTTAGACGACATACCGTCTGAAATAACTCatacacattttgtttgtccTCTCATTGTGCTCatggttttcattttgtagGAAGAGAAGCGACTGTCTGTGCAAAATTTCAGGTACGagtttttattaaatcaattaTGGAGCAAGTcaattgttgtgtttgtatgcacTTGTGCATGAGtgccttttgttgttttggtagTAAGTGAAGCATTAATTTGCAGTGAAGCAGTACTGACCTTGGCTGAGTCACATGATTTCCATTACAGTAAACTCCTCAATGATTCCACGTTCCACACGTCACTTCTGGCCTGCGCCTTGGAGGTGGTCATGGCAACGTATGGAGGTGTGTGCCGTCATTTGCTTACGAGTTGATAAGAGATGTAACCACACACTAAATATGACATAACTGTTGTATTAGCGTTTTTAATAACACAGGTACATTCTTCCACCTCTTGTAGATGTGCGACAAGTTGtagttatgttttttttttttttttttttttgctccttaTGATTAGAGAGCAGCTTCAAGACTGGAGGATACATCAATGGTGGCGACCCAGCTGAAACGGATATGTGTTTCCCCTGGATACTGGATGTAGTCAACCTGGCCGCCTTTGACTTCTACAAAGTCATCGAGAGCTTCATCAAGGCCGACCCCACTCTGAGCAAAGACATCGTCAAACATCTGGAGACCTGCGAGAACCTCATCATGGAGAGGATTGCATGGAAGACGGTCAGTTTTATCTCTAATGTTAGCTACGATCTCAGCATTTCAAGATTCATGCATacacaacacaaagacacactgctgctgcaaagaAATGCTCCATTTATTGGCCCATGAAaagaaagtgtttgtttgtaatGTATTAATTATTACTACATTTCAAGACaacataaatcacacacacgATCAACATATAAACTGCTCCATAATAATTCATCAGGACCGTTGTAAAATGAGGCAGGTTTCACATAAATTCAGACTTCATCTGAAAAATGTCATTGCTGTTTAACAAACACATTGAAGTTGTTTTGACGAAATATACTGAGCAAAATATAGCTGACAAAGTGCTTCTTAGTGTGGCACTGACCCCCAGACTTCTCCAGCAGCACTGCACTAAGCGATGCGctaatgtgaacacacacaaaacctgtTCAACATAATGCAAGTCATGCgaaatacagatacacacatttaacacatgCAGTGCACTATAACCTCCAGGGAAGTGTGTACAGTATGGGTAACAATCGTGGTCAATTATTTGAATCCATTCAATAAAGTAGTCAAGTGCTCTTTAGATAAAGTAAAGTCTTTTTAAGATAGATCTTCTCACCACACTACTCTAAGAGACTCTCAGTCACTGGCTGCCGCTGCCTCCACCCCCGGGCGCCTCCTTGTGCACCAGGCTGCTGGAGAAATAGTAGATGAGTGGGTTGAGGCAGCAGTTGGAGCTTGCTAGTGATAGCACCACGGGGTGCACGGATTTGGTCACTTTGGCCAGGCCACAGTGGGGCAGCAGCCCTACATGTGTGAGGGTGTATCCCAGGAGGTTGATGTGATAAGGCACAAAGCACAGCAGGAAGACGCCCAGCACCCAGTAAATAAGTGTGAGCGTGTGCTGACGGCTGCGGCGCTGGCTGCGTGAGCGGTGTCTCGGCAGGCGAAGCACACTGAGCACTCTGCAGTAGCTATAGAGAAGCAGCACAGTGGGCAGCAGAAACGACCCCAGGACCAAGCCCAGAGCTGCCAGGATGACGGTGCGGTGACGTTTCGAGGACGGGTCCAGCAGACAGGGCTGGTGTtggtgagcagctgcagagcgCAGCAGAGGCAGACTCGCACTGAGGCCCAGCACCAGGCACCAGATCCCCCCACTTACCAGCTGTGCAACACGCAGCCTGCGCAGTGTTGATGCCATCGGGTGCACTACAGCAAAGTAGCGGTCCACAGCAATGCACACCAGGAAGAAGATGCCTCCATACAGGCTGATGTATTTTAGGGTGAAAGTAAGATGGCAGTATGCCTCGCCAGGACTCCAGCTGGACGAGTCTCCGGTCTTGGCCTtttggtggtagtagtagatTCTCAGTGGGAGAGAGATCACAAAAAACATGTCTGCGACTGACAGGCTGACCATGTAAATGGCTGTGCTGTTcatggtggagagagagagacacagtctGCGCAGAGCCAGGCTGTTGGTGGTCAACCCCAGCAGGAAGATGACACTGTAGGACACTTGATAGAAGGTGAACCGGTAGCTGGTGTCCACAGTGCAGTTGGACGGAGGTGAGAATGGCTTGGCTGGCACATCAGTCATATTCCACAGCTCCATGTCCCAAAATGATTTGCTGCTCCAAGACTTAAAGTCACTGCATTGCTCTCATACCTGAAGGAAATTAGGTTGGTTGGGGCGAACATTAGTTAGAATAAGGAACATGTTCACTTGGCGCTGCTGGAGCAGTTAAACCTGTGGCAAGTAAAGACTCAATAACATAacgtaaaaaaagaaaatgctgtttttatggaATGTAAATTTGCAGAGGTGACATGAATACGTTACCATGATTTAATATTTGATATGCAAGAAGACAGTGGGGCGATTGCTGTCAATAAAGTTTTAACTGCAACTTCCTGCTCtcataaaacaagcaaacatttgGTTTCATTACAGGcagagtggagaaaaaaatagaaacattgccctgcagtaaaaacacatttagagtAGCTTGTGACGTTAATCTTTTGATGAGATTGTCAGAGGTGTTAATTCATTTGTAGGCTGTTGCTTGTAGTGCATATGCAAGTATCTGTTAAACCATTTTTAGTCACTATtacaaatttccccaatgtgggacgaataaaggtttatcttatcttatcttatcttattggGGAGGATTTGATTGTCAGCACTCTTTACTAATGCATTTTTCCTGTGTTTAGTGAATGTCAACATGATTTTTCACTTCatactattttctttttttgagaCTAATTCACCAGGAATTCAAAGCAATTTCACGCACTCAAATCTCAAAATGACCAGAGAGTTCAATCAGCACCACTGACTGACAACACTAATGACATCATGATACATGGCCCTtgaacattaattaaaaaaaaaatacaactatgaaattatttttgaaaCAAAGTCACGAATCATCATTATataatgtaacatttttaatttgcagtAACATTATTTAACAAGACTTTGCTGGAAGAGA
This window of the Pempheris klunzingeri isolate RE-2024b chromosome 14, fPemKlu1.hap1, whole genome shotgun sequence genome carries:
- the LOC139213312 gene encoding lysophosphatidic acid receptor 6; this encodes MELWNMTDVPAKPFSPPSNCTVDTSYRFTFYQVSYSVIFLLGLTTNSLALRRLCLSLSTMNSTAIYMVSLSVADMFFVISLPLRIYYYHQKAKTGDSSSWSPGEAYCHLTFTLKYISLYGGIFFLVCIAVDRYFAVVHPMASTLRRLRVAQLVSGGIWCLVLGLSASLPLLRSAAAHQHQPCLLDPSSKRHRTVILAALGLVLGSFLLPTVLLLYSYCRVLSVLRLPRHRSRSQRRSRQHTLTLIYWVLGVFLLCFVPYHINLLGYTLTHVGLLPHCGLAKVTKSVHPVVLSLASSNCCLNPLIYYFSSSLVHKEAPGGGGSGSQ
- the rb1 gene encoding retinoblastoma-associated protein, with product MPPKKRNSGTTQSKELKPGAESACPDKKESPELSVKKHRDKDAEFVALCKSLNVTDPVCDRAWTLWKTVQDFVEKITDSQKRIWGACLYVSATDLDVSCFTLTQVQKAVSLNVKQFVALVRKLDVNLDTISTKVDSALTRWEKKYDVTLALYQRFEKTCKKIFALVSDDKERETMRSCWTMFLLAKGRALQMEDDLVISFQLLLCTLELCIKRCPPELLQPLYKSAISKVQSPPTRTSRRNQSKAKARPPEPEMDLQLLKTLCKENDCNAEEVKNVYQTSFSAFLDSLDLSRSSDFPQVNDLSQQYEEHYLKSRDFDGRLFFDGDETVLAPRVEISQVERTPKKNQADEDTVLIPPQTPIRAAMTSIQQLRGDLTSSGDQPSTNLATYFKNCTVDPTQGVLKRLETFGQVFSQRFGQAVGPRCVVLGRQRFTLGVRLYYKVMEAMLKSEEKRLSVQNFSKLLNDSTFHTSLLACALEVVMATYGESSFKTGGYINGGDPAETDMCFPWILDVVNLAAFDFYKVIESFIKADPTLSKDIVKHLETCENLIMERIAWKTGSPLFELLKQEHEGGAAEQVDTTASFSQPLQHNHTAADLYLSPMRPGLRVLPPESPATPSSQPSSQPPTQPAGQTPRLPKSNSLSLFYKKLYRLAYTRLKMLCSYLLSSHPELEPIIWTLFQYTLQHEHELMRDRHLDQLMMSAMYAICKVKSVDLRFKTIVTAYKNMPNTNQETFKHVLITEGHYDSIIVFYNQVFMQKLKTNILQYASTRPPTLSPIPQIPRSPYKFPSSPLRVPGSNNVYISPMKSPRMSPGIMTPRSRMLVSIGESFGPSNRFQKINQMVNSSDRSLKRTLDLSSTLKPLKRLRFDVDGQDEADGSKSGGDSTLIQKLAEMSSTRSRMQEQKMKEDAESRKE